The Mycobacterium avium subsp. avium genomic sequence GTCACCGAAGGTGCGGTCGCCGACGTCGTCGCCAAGTTGGAATTCTTCAACCCGGGCAACAGCGTGAAGGACCGTATCGGGGTGGCCATGATCGATGCGGCCGAGCAGGCGGGCCTGATCAAACCGGACACCATCATTCTCGAGCCGACGAGCGGCAACACCGGTATCGCGCTCGCACTGGTGGCCGCGGCGCGCGGCTACCGCTGCGTGCTCACCATGCCGGAGACGATGAGCGTGGAGCGGCGAATGTTGTTGCGCGCCTTGGGCGCCGAGATCGTGCTGACGCCGGGCGCCGACGGCATGCCGGGCGCGATCGCCAAGGCCGAGGAATTGGCCAAGAGCGACGACCGGTATTTCGTGCCGCAGCAGTTCGAGAACCCGGCCAACCCGGCGATTCACCGCAGCACCACCGCGGAGGAAGTGTGGCGCGACACCGACGGCAAGGTCGACATCTTCGTCGCCGGCGTCGGCACCGGCGGCACCATCACCGGTGTCGCCCAAGTCATCAAGGAACGCAAGCCGTCGGCGCAGTTCATCGCCGTGGAGCCGGCCGCGTCGCCGGTGTTGTCCGGCGGCCAGAAGGGGCCGCATCCGATCCAGGGTCTCGGCGCCGGGTTCGTGCCACCGGTGCTTGCCATGGATCTGGTCGACGAGGTCATCGCCGTCGGCAACGAGGAGTCGATCGCGCTGGCCCGCCGGCTGGCCGCCGAGGAGGGGCTGCTGGTCGGCATCTCCTCGGGCGCGGCGCTGGTGGCCGCCCTGCAGGTGGCCCGCCGGCCCGAGAACGCCGGCAAGCTGGTGGTCGTCGTGCTCCCCGACTTCGGTGAGCGGTACCTGAGCACGCCGCTGTTCGCCGACCTGGCCGATTAGCATGCTGGCAGCCATCCGTCGTGACATCAGGGCGGCCCGGGAGCGCGATCCGGCCGCTCCGACCACGCTGCAGGTGATCTTCGCCTACCCGGGCGTGCACGCCATCTGGGGTCACCGCGTCAACCACTGGCTGTGGCGGCGCGGCGCCCGGCTGGCCGCGCGGATCTGCGCCGAGATCACCCGGATCCTGACCGGCGTCGAGATCCACCCCGGCGCCGTGCTGGGGCCGGGGCTGTTCATCGATCACGCGACGGGGGTGGTGATCGGGGAAACCGCCGAGGTCGGCGAGGACGTGACCATCTACCACGGTGTCACTCTGGGCGGCAGCGGCCGCGACACCGGCAAGCGTCATCCGACCATCGGCGACCGGGTGATCATCGGGGCCGGGGCAAAAGTCTTGGGCGCCATCAAAATCGGCGACGACAGCCGCATCGGCGCCAACGCCGTGGTGGTCAAGGAGGTGCCCTCCAGCGCTGTGGTGGTGGGCGTGCCCGGGCAGGTCATCGCCCGCACCCATCCCGGCCCCGGCGGTCCGGACGACTCGCTGATGCCCGATCTGGTCGGGGTCAGCCTGCAATCGCTGCTGACCCGGGTGACCAAGCTCGAGGCGAAGGTCGACGGATCACAGACCGGTCGGGTCATCCGTCGGCCCGAAGCGGGCGTCTGGTACGGCGAAGACTTTTCCATCTGAGCGTGAGCCGCCAAAGGCGGTTCGGCCGAACGGCTTTGCCCGCGACGCCTCCGAGTCGTGCGCAGCCGATTCGCCCACGCTGCACCTAACCCGGATGGTGGCGTTTCACCCCGGCTGAGCTCGGCGAAGTATTACTCAGGCTGAACTTAACCCGGTGCCGGAATGCATTGCCGCGCCCAGCGTTGCACAGTGAGTTATCGACACAACGCGAAGGTGAGCCGTTGACACGTTTCCGGGGTCGGTCATGACCGAGCTGCACCTGGCCGTGGCGCTGGACGGGTACGGCTGGCACCCGCAGGCGTGGCGATACGCGTTCGCGCACAACGCCACCGGCGGCGGGCAATTCAGCGGCCGATACTGGGCGGCGCTGGCCCGCACCGCCGAACGCGGACTGCTGGATTTCCTGACCATCGACGACAGCCTGGACGCGCAGCCGGGCCGCCGGGCCGAGATCTCGCCGCGGCGACTGGTGGGACGCGCCGACGCCACCCTGGTGGCGGCCCGGGTAGCGTCGGTCACCGAACACATCGGCCTGATTCCCGTGGCGACGGTCACCCATACCGAGCCGTTCCACGTGTCGAAAGCGATTGCCACGCTTGACCATATCTCGCACGGCCGGGCCGGCTGGCAGGTGCGGGTGAGCGCGACCGAGCAGGAAGCGGCGTTGTTCGGGCGGCGGGCGGTCCCCGGGGTGGACGAGCTGTTCGACGAGGCGGCCGACGCCGTGGAGGTGGCGCGCCGGCTCTGGGACAGCTGGGAAGACGACGCCGTCATCCGCGATGTCGCCACCGGTCGCTATATCGACCGCGACAAGCTGCACTACATCGACTTCGCCGGCAAGTACTTCTCGGTCAAGGGCCCGTCCATCACCCCGCGGCCACCGCAGGGCCAGCCGGTGGTGGCGGCGCTGGCGCACACGCCCCCGGTGTACGAATTCGCCGCCGCCAATGCCGATCTGGTCTTCGTCACGCCTCGCGACGACGACTCCCTGCGGGCGATCCTGGCCGAGGTCGACCGGGCGCGACGGGCCGCGGGCCGGGCGATCCGGGTGTACGCGGACCTGGTGGTGTCGTTGGTCGGGCATCCGCTGACCCCCGCGGCGGCCATCTCGTCGGACGCACGGGT encodes the following:
- a CDS encoding LLM class flavin-dependent oxidoreductase, with protein sequence MTELHLAVALDGYGWHPQAWRYAFAHNATGGGQFSGRYWAALARTAERGLLDFLTIDDSLDAQPGRRAEISPRRLVGRADATLVAARVASVTEHIGLIPVATVTHTEPFHVSKAIATLDHISHGRAGWQVRVSATEQEAALFGRRAVPGVDELFDEAADAVEVARRLWDSWEDDAVIRDVATGRYIDRDKLHYIDFAGKYFSVKGPSITPRPPQGQPVVAALAHTPPVYEFAAANADLVFVTPRDDDSLRAILAEVDRARRAAGRAIRVYADLVVSLVGHPLTPAAAISSDARVFAGSATDLAELVVAWQDAGVDGVRLRPAVNALDLPAIVDDLVPRLQRAGRFRTGYRDGETLRERLGLAPAPNRYATAAS
- the cysK gene encoding cysteine synthase A → MSIAENVTQLIGNTPLVRLNRVTEGAVADVVAKLEFFNPGNSVKDRIGVAMIDAAEQAGLIKPDTIILEPTSGNTGIALALVAAARGYRCVLTMPETMSVERRMLLRALGAEIVLTPGADGMPGAIAKAEELAKSDDRYFVPQQFENPANPAIHRSTTAEEVWRDTDGKVDIFVAGVGTGGTITGVAQVIKERKPSAQFIAVEPAASPVLSGGQKGPHPIQGLGAGFVPPVLAMDLVDEVIAVGNEESIALARRLAAEEGLLVGISSGAALVAALQVARRPENAGKLVVVVLPDFGERYLSTPLFADLAD
- the cysE gene encoding serine O-acetyltransferase; amino-acid sequence: MLAAIRRDIRAARERDPAAPTTLQVIFAYPGVHAIWGHRVNHWLWRRGARLAARICAEITRILTGVEIHPGAVLGPGLFIDHATGVVIGETAEVGEDVTIYHGVTLGGSGRDTGKRHPTIGDRVIIGAGAKVLGAIKIGDDSRIGANAVVVKEVPSSAVVVGVPGQVIARTHPGPGGPDDSLMPDLVGVSLQSLLTRVTKLEAKVDGSQTGRVIRRPEAGVWYGEDFSI